The following coding sequences are from one Roseofilum capinflatum BLCC-M114 window:
- a CDS encoding polysaccharide deacetylase family protein, translating into MTYSESFAQPSLLDLAKEGHPQAITYWMNSLLAPQGVSVQVNQSPDRWLNVQVNFHHPKRKDQCLNLQQRLVRFVCYRLWTLNSAAIYQVRIIARQAGDRRILWKQAVRISTPATQQQSILALPASATSPSPFQFRLMRTLFISRLTAVSFILSCWWFYAQLINAHWIHQNRLATSTPVPLDPPPTITPTPEASPTPVALPPKLEPSFKLVDVPEQFRGKVINKAEALAMPKVVALTFDDGPWPNTTEQVLDILKEHEIKATFFFVGQHLKQYPKIAKKVADAGHALGNHTQHHYTHTVDSQTAAQEIESTSKLIFDTTGIKTKLFRPPGGKLESGLADYAESQGYGIMMWSSDSEDYYVSTPVLIDNVLKSVTPGGIVLFHDGGGDRRNTVEALPQIITTLKAQGYRFVTVPELLEIEAKQTPLNETEEQV; encoded by the coding sequence ATGACCTATTCTGAAAGCTTTGCCCAACCTTCTCTTCTCGACCTCGCTAAGGAAGGTCATCCCCAGGCAATCACCTATTGGATGAATAGCTTACTTGCACCTCAAGGGGTTTCAGTGCAGGTGAACCAATCCCCCGATCGCTGGCTCAATGTTCAGGTCAATTTTCACCACCCCAAACGCAAGGATCAGTGCTTGAATCTCCAGCAGCGTTTGGTGCGCTTTGTCTGCTATCGCCTGTGGACGCTCAACTCAGCCGCCATTTACCAGGTAAGGATTATTGCTAGGCAAGCAGGCGATCGCCGCATTCTCTGGAAGCAAGCAGTACGAATTAGCACTCCAGCTACTCAACAACAGAGTATCCTGGCTCTCCCTGCAAGTGCCACATCTCCCTCGCCTTTCCAATTCCGGCTGATGCGGACGTTATTCATCAGTCGGTTGACTGCTGTTAGTTTTATTCTCTCCTGTTGGTGGTTTTACGCACAACTGATCAATGCCCATTGGATTCATCAAAACCGATTAGCCACCTCTACCCCCGTTCCCCTCGATCCCCCACCGACCATTACTCCCACTCCCGAAGCCTCACCCACTCCCGTTGCCTTACCGCCCAAACTCGAACCCTCTTTCAAGCTTGTGGATGTTCCCGAACAATTTCGCGGCAAAGTAATTAATAAAGCCGAGGCTTTAGCCATGCCTAAAGTTGTGGCGTTAACCTTTGATGATGGCCCTTGGCCCAACACCACAGAACAAGTTTTAGATATTCTCAAAGAACATGAGATTAAAGCCACCTTTTTCTTCGTGGGACAGCATCTGAAACAGTATCCCAAAATTGCCAAAAAAGTCGCGGATGCGGGTCATGCTCTGGGCAATCATACCCAACATCACTATACCCATACTGTTGACTCCCAAACCGCCGCCCAGGAAATTGAGTCCACCAGCAAACTGATTTTTGATACCACAGGAATCAAAACCAAGCTGTTTCGACCTCCAGGAGGTAAGTTAGAGAGCGGTTTAGCTGATTATGCCGAGTCTCAAGGCTATGGGATTATGATGTGGTCTTCTGACTCAGAGGACTATTATGTGTCTACTCCGGTGTTAATTGATAACGTCTTAAAGAGTGTCACCCCTGGTGGGATTGTACTCTTTCATGATGGGGGAGGCGATCGCCGCAACACCGTCGAAGCCCTACCCCAAATTATCACCACCCTCAAAGCACAAGGCTATCGGTTCGTCACCGTTCCCGAACTCTTAGAAATTGAAGCCAAACAAACCCCATTAAATGAAACAGAAGAACAAGTATAG
- a CDS encoding Uma2 family endonuclease — protein MIAANDNSPHFTPKEYFAWEEQQLEKYEYIEGHVYAMGGGSVNHGRIAIRLTALFEAHLEGSGCIPGNSDIKINMLETENYTYPDASVTCDDRDKNTPNFFTYPCLIVEVLSKSTEAYDRGGKFRMYRQNPALIDYLLVSSTQIAMDLYHKNDAGEWIILNYQEGDTIELKSVNLSFPIEQVYRGLNLMPEG, from the coding sequence ATGATTGCAGCTAATGACAATTCTCCCCATTTCACTCCTAAAGAGTATTTTGCTTGGGAGGAACAGCAACTAGAAAAATATGAATATATAGAGGGTCATGTGTATGCCATGGGCGGCGGTAGCGTCAATCATGGGCGCATTGCTATCCGGTTAACAGCTCTGTTTGAGGCTCATTTAGAGGGGAGTGGCTGCATTCCCGGTAACTCTGATATTAAAATTAATATGCTTGAAACCGAGAATTATACTTATCCGGATGCTAGTGTTACCTGCGACGATCGCGACAAAAATACCCCCAACTTTTTTACCTATCCCTGCTTAATTGTGGAAGTTTTATCCAAAAGTACGGAAGCCTACGATCGCGGCGGCAAGTTTAGGATGTATCGCCAAAATCCCGCTTTAATCGACTATTTGCTGGTTAGCTCGACTCAGATCGCCATGGATTTGTATCATAAGAATGATGCTGGAGAATGGATCATCCTTAACTATCAGGAAGGGGACACTATAGAACTCAAAAGTGTTAACCTCAGTTTCCCCATTGAACAGGTTTATCGAGGTCTAAATTTAATGCCTGAAGGTTGA
- a CDS encoding CorA family divalent cation transporter: MKLPGSWKIPEVIQNRLGQKSVGKQRAMIAEGHLLLILHHVPKPNEKERQGVFFWRDPQEKWQSSHGGMGLQPLRKHLQAYDEEVNQLSAEYEKAQQAEDYFQLLEDLAPLRLATQNLHFALQSAREGIPDDRDIIDLRDSAYEIERSLNLLHDNMKNALDYRIAQRAEQQTKISLESVRMSNRLNILVAIFFPLTATSCVFGMNLNSGISSSSILAFWFILIVSISLGLVVRRWIVTGKL, encoded by the coding sequence ATGAAATTACCGGGTTCTTGGAAAATTCCTGAAGTCATTCAAAATCGCTTAGGGCAAAAAAGTGTGGGAAAACAACGGGCGATGATTGCGGAAGGTCATCTGCTCTTAATTCTCCATCATGTGCCTAAACCGAATGAAAAAGAGCGTCAAGGGGTTTTCTTTTGGCGCGATCCTCAAGAAAAATGGCAATCGAGTCATGGGGGAATGGGTTTACAACCCCTCAGAAAACATCTACAAGCCTATGATGAAGAAGTGAATCAACTCAGTGCTGAATATGAAAAAGCGCAACAGGCTGAAGATTATTTTCAATTATTAGAAGATTTGGCTCCTCTGCGACTGGCGACTCAGAATTTACACTTTGCTTTACAATCAGCAAGAGAAGGGATTCCAGATGACCGGGATATTATTGATTTACGGGATTCGGCTTATGAAATTGAGCGATCGCTCAATCTGCTCCACGATAATATGAAAAATGCCCTAGACTATCGCATTGCCCAACGGGCCGAACAACAAACCAAAATCAGTCTAGAATCGGTTAGAATGAGCAACCGTCTCAATATTTTAGTGGCCATTTTCTTCCCCTTGACCGCTACAAGCTGTGTGTTTGGTATGAACCTCAATAGTGGAATTAGCTCCTCTTCCATACTGGCGTTTTGGTTTATTCTCATCGTCAGTATATCCTTGGGATTAGTGGTGCGCCGTTGGATTGTTACGGGAAAACTTTAG
- a CDS encoding Uma2 family endonuclease, whose protein sequence is MLTTHPRFQTFEDYLKYNDNSEKLYELFNGELIEMPPESGLNFQIANRIFFAFASILGTDQVRGNGLELEVRGEPKNRYPDLTIIRQEHIEQLSQRNTLRLSMSPPILVIEVVSPGEIQRERDYIAKRTQYQDCGIPEYWIVDPQTQTILILELTNQTYTEIGTFRNNDFLPSPNFPQFNLTVNQILNPTP, encoded by the coding sequence ATGCTAACCACCCACCCTCGCTTTCAAACATTTGAAGACTACCTAAAGTACAACGACAACTCCGAAAAACTCTATGAACTCTTCAACGGTGAACTTATAGAAATGCCTCCCGAATCCGGTCTGAATTTTCAAATTGCAAACCGCATTTTTTTCGCCTTTGCCTCAATTTTAGGAACTGACCAAGTTCGAGGAAATGGCTTAGAACTCGAAGTCAGAGGCGAACCCAAAAACCGCTACCCTGACCTCACCATTATTCGCCAAGAACACATCGAACAACTCTCACAACGAAATACCCTGCGCCTTTCCATGTCTCCCCCCATATTAGTCATCGAAGTCGTCAGTCCTGGAGAAATTCAAAGAGAACGAGACTACATCGCCAAACGCACTCAATATCAAGACTGTGGCATTCCCGAATACTGGATCGTTGACCCCCAAACCCAAACCATTTTAATCTTAGAATTAACTAACCAAACCTATACAGAAATTGGCACATTTAGGAATAATGACTTCCTTCCCTCTCCCAACTTCCCCCAATTCAATCTAACCGTCAATCAAATCCTCAATCCCACCCCGTAG
- the clpB gene encoding ATP-dependent chaperone ClpB, with product MQPNNPNQFTEKAWQAIAQTPDIAKSYQHQQLESEHLMKALLEQDGLATNILSKTQVNLPAFRDKTEAFLQKQAKVQGAGGSIYLGRSLDTLLDRAQTYQNQYEDSYISIEHLLLAFLQDDRFGKSLCKDFKLDEAKLQQTIRDIRGTHKVTDQNPEGKYEALEKYGRDLTEAARQGKLDPVIGRDDEIRRTIQILSRRTKNNPVLIGEPGVGKTAIAEGLAQRIIAGDVPQSLKDRALIALDLGALIAGAKYRGEFEERLKAVLKEVTDSQGHIILFIDEIHTVVGAGATQGAMDAGNLLKPMLARGELRCIGATTLDEYRKYIEKDAALERRFQQVYVDQPSVEDTVSILRGLKERYEVHHGVKISDSALVAAATLSTRYISDRFLPDKAIDLVDEAAARLKMEITSKPEELDEIDRKILQLEMERLSLKKENDPLSSERLERLEKDLANLKEQQHALNSQWQLEKDMIDELQDIKEEIDRVNIEIQQAERNYDLNRAAELKYRKLSTLQKKLAKAETHLSESQTTGKSLLREEVTESDIAEIISKWTGIPISKLVESEMQKLLHLEDELHQRVIGQNEAVTAVSDAIQRSRAGLSDPNRPVASFIFLGPTGVGKTELAKALAAYLFDTEEALVRIDMSEYMEKHAVSRLIGAPPGYVGYDEGGQLTEAIRRRPYSVILFDEIEKAHVDVFNIMLQILDDGRVTDSQGHTVDFKNTIIIMTSNIGSQYILDLAGNDENYEEMQKRVMDTLRSTFRPEFLNRIDETIIFHSLKQEQLREIVQLQTVHLEGRLADRKIALKLSDAALDFLAAVGYDPVYGARPLKRAIQRELETTIAKGILRGEFSEGDTIFVDEENERLTLKRLPASLVKT from the coding sequence ATGCAACCGAATAATCCTAATCAATTTACAGAAAAAGCGTGGCAGGCGATCGCCCAAACTCCCGATATTGCCAAAAGCTATCAGCACCAGCAACTCGAAAGCGAACACCTTATGAAAGCGCTCCTGGAACAGGATGGATTAGCCACCAATATTTTATCCAAAACCCAGGTGAATTTACCCGCCTTTCGGGACAAAACGGAAGCCTTTCTGCAAAAACAAGCCAAAGTCCAGGGAGCGGGTGGATCGATTTATCTCGGTCGTTCCTTAGATACCTTGCTCGATCGCGCCCAAACCTATCAGAATCAGTATGAGGATAGTTACATTTCCATCGAACACCTCTTACTCGCGTTCCTCCAGGATGACCGCTTTGGCAAAAGCTTGTGCAAAGATTTTAAACTGGATGAAGCCAAACTCCAGCAAACCATTCGCGACATTCGAGGAACCCATAAAGTGACCGATCAAAACCCTGAAGGTAAATATGAAGCTCTAGAAAAATATGGGCGAGACTTGACCGAGGCGGCGCGTCAGGGCAAACTAGACCCGGTAATTGGCCGGGATGATGAGATTCGCCGCACGATTCAGATTCTCTCTAGACGCACCAAAAATAACCCGGTGTTAATTGGGGAACCGGGAGTGGGAAAAACGGCGATCGCCGAAGGGTTGGCACAACGCATCATTGCTGGAGATGTGCCCCAGTCCCTGAAAGACCGCGCTCTCATTGCTCTGGACTTGGGCGCACTGATTGCCGGAGCTAAATATCGCGGCGAATTTGAGGAGCGCCTCAAAGCTGTCCTCAAAGAAGTTACGGACTCTCAAGGTCATATTATTCTCTTCATTGATGAAATTCATACCGTCGTCGGTGCAGGGGCAACCCAAGGAGCCATGGATGCCGGTAACCTGCTCAAACCCATGTTAGCGCGGGGAGAATTGCGCTGTATTGGGGCAACAACCCTGGATGAATACCGCAAGTATATTGAAAAGGATGCCGCCCTAGAGCGCCGCTTTCAACAGGTGTATGTGGATCAACCCAGCGTTGAGGATACGGTATCGATTTTACGGGGACTCAAAGAACGTTATGAAGTCCATCATGGGGTGAAGATTTCCGATAGTGCCCTGGTTGCAGCCGCTACCTTATCGACTCGGTATATTAGCGATCGCTTCCTTCCCGATAAGGCGATCGATTTAGTCGATGAAGCGGCCGCACGCTTAAAGATGGAAATCACCTCCAAACCCGAAGAACTCGACGAAATTGACCGCAAAATTTTGCAACTGGAAATGGAGCGTCTTTCCTTAAAAAAAGAAAACGATCCCCTTTCTTCAGAACGACTAGAGCGCTTAGAAAAAGACCTTGCCAACCTCAAAGAACAGCAACATGCACTCAATTCCCAATGGCAATTAGAAAAAGACATGATCGACGAGCTTCAAGACATTAAAGAAGAAATCGATCGCGTTAATATTGAAATTCAGCAAGCCGAACGCAACTACGATCTCAACCGGGCAGCCGAATTGAAATATCGCAAATTAAGCACCTTGCAAAAGAAACTGGCCAAAGCAGAAACCCATCTTTCTGAATCCCAAACCACCGGGAAATCCTTATTGCGCGAAGAAGTCACCGAATCCGACATTGCCGAAATCATCTCTAAATGGACAGGCATCCCCATCAGTAAACTGGTCGAGTCAGAAATGCAAAAACTTCTCCATTTAGAGGACGAATTACACCAGCGCGTCATCGGCCAAAATGAAGCCGTAACCGCCGTTTCTGATGCCATTCAACGCTCTCGCGCCGGACTTTCTGACCCCAATCGACCCGTCGCCAGTTTCATCTTTCTCGGCCCCACTGGAGTCGGAAAAACAGAACTTGCTAAAGCCCTCGCCGCCTACCTATTTGACACCGAAGAAGCCCTCGTGCGGATTGATATGTCTGAATATATGGAAAAACATGCGGTTTCCCGCTTAATTGGTGCGCCTCCCGGTTATGTTGGCTATGATGAAGGGGGACAATTAACGGAAGCTATTCGCCGCCGTCCTTACTCCGTCATTTTGTTTGATGAGATTGAAAAAGCCCATGTGGATGTCTTCAACATCATGCTGCAAATCCTCGATGATGGCAGGGTTACCGACTCCCAAGGTCATACCGTAGATTTCAAAAATACGATTATTATTATGACCTCGAATATCGGTTCCCAATACATCTTGGACTTGGCCGGCAATGACGAGAATTACGAGGAAATGCAAAAGCGAGTTATGGATACTTTGCGCTCCACATTCCGCCCAGAATTCCTCAACCGCATTGACGAAACGATTATTTTCCACTCTCTAAAACAAGAGCAACTGCGGGAAATTGTGCAACTGCAAACGGTCCACTTAGAAGGACGGTTAGCCGATCGCAAAATCGCCCTCAAGTTATCCGATGCGGCCCTAGATTTCCTCGCTGCCGTGGGTTACGATCCGGTTTATGGGGCACGGCCCTTAAAACGAGCCATTCAACGGGAACTAGAAACTACCATTGCTAAAGGAATTCTCCGAGGTGAATTTAGCGAAGGCGATACAATCTTTGTGGATGAAGAAAATGAGCGCCTAACCTTAAAGCGCTTGCCCGCTAGTTTAGTGAAAACTTAA
- a CDS encoding Uma2 family endonuclease produces the protein MLTTHPRFQTFEDYLNYDDNSEKLYELFNGELIEMPPESGLNFQIANRLFFAFASILGTDQVRGNGLELEVRGEPKNRYPDLTIIRQEHIEQLSKRNTLRLSMSPPLLVIEVVSPGEIQRERDYIAKRTQYQDCGIPEYWIVDPQTETILILELINNTYTEVGTFRQNDLLPSANFPELNLTVSQILNPTP, from the coding sequence ATGCTCACCACTCACCCTCGCTTTCAAACCTTTGAAGACTACCTAAACTACGACGATAACTCAGAAAAACTCTATGAACTATTCAACGGTGAACTAATAGAAATGCCTCCTGAATCCGGTCTAAATTTTCAAATTGCCAATCGCCTTTTTTTCGCCTTTGCCTCCATCCTAGGAACTGACCAAGTTCGAGGAAATGGCTTAGAACTCGAAGTCAGAGGCGAACCCAAAAACCGCTACCCCGACCTCACTATTATTCGCCAAGAACACATTGAACAACTCTCGAAACGAAATACCCTACGACTTTCCATGTCTCCCCCCCTGTTAGTCATCGAAGTTGTCAGTCCTGGAGAAATTCAAAGAGAACGAGACTACATTGCTAAACGAACTCAATATCAAGACTGTGGCATTCCCGAATACTGGATTGTTGACCCCCAAACCGAAACCATTCTCATTTTAGAATTAATCAACAATACTTACACGGAAGTCGGAACATTTCGCCAAAACGATTTACTCCCCTCTGCCAACTTCCCCGAACTCAACCTAACCGTTAGTCAAATCCTCAATCCTACCCCATAG
- a CDS encoding alpha/beta fold hydrolase gives MIKHDSISATQYYTWKTYRCAYEVSSPPESDPQATPLLLLHPIGVGLSRRFWDRFITEWRTQGYHQPIYNPDLLGCGESDMPRVAYTPEDWADQLHYFIETVIQKPVILVVQGALFPVAIALSQRQNSDSFLQSLVLSGPPAWPIMTQTVPDWQNIFLWNGFDSPLGNAFYRYARRRQFLQSFSIRNLFGEPHDVDDEWLDTLKVGAENPASRHAVFSFLAGFWRRDYQEQIEKMTQPTLVCVGEKASSISKEGKQEKADQWLTKYLAHLPNGEGKKIPGRNVLPYESTAAFVSVVAQQLGYSSEH, from the coding sequence ATGATCAAACACGACAGCATTTCAGCCACCCAATACTATACCTGGAAAACCTATCGCTGTGCCTATGAAGTCAGTTCCCCACCAGAGTCCGATCCCCAAGCAACCCCTCTACTCCTGCTCCATCCGATTGGTGTGGGATTATCTCGGAGGTTCTGGGATCGCTTTATTACTGAATGGCGCACCCAAGGCTATCACCAACCCATCTATAATCCCGATTTACTCGGATGTGGTGAAAGCGATATGCCACGAGTTGCCTATACTCCCGAAGATTGGGCGGATCAACTCCATTATTTTATCGAGACGGTGATTCAAAAACCGGTGATTTTGGTGGTTCAGGGCGCTTTATTTCCGGTGGCGATTGCCTTAAGCCAACGTCAAAATAGTGACTCATTTCTTCAATCTCTCGTCCTATCCGGGCCACCCGCTTGGCCGATTATGACGCAAACCGTTCCTGATTGGCAAAACATTTTCCTCTGGAATGGGTTTGACTCCCCCCTAGGTAATGCCTTTTATCGGTATGCTCGTCGTCGTCAATTTTTACAATCTTTTTCCATACGCAACCTTTTTGGCGAACCCCATGACGTTGATGATGAATGGTTAGACACCCTGAAAGTTGGTGCTGAAAACCCGGCTAGTCGTCATGCGGTCTTTTCCTTTCTGGCTGGATTTTGGCGCAGAGACTATCAAGAACAGATTGAAAAAATGACTCAACCGACGTTAGTTTGTGTGGGAGAAAAAGCGTCGAGCATTAGCAAAGAAGGGAAGCAAGAAAAGGCCGATCAATGGTTGACGAAATACCTTGCCCATCTGCCCAATGGAGAAGGAAAGAAAATCCCAGGGCGAAATGTTTTACCCTATGAATCTACAGCAGCTTTTGTTTCTGTGGTTGCCCAACAGTTGGGGTATAGCAGTGAGCATTAG
- the guaA gene encoding glutamine-hydrolyzing GMP synthase, with the protein MTVPTQTSLPTSPIRGLDRQMIVILDFGSQYSELIARRIRETQVYSEVLSYRTSVEQIEKINPKGIILSGGPNSVYDPRAPQCDPQIFHMGIPILGVCYGMQLMVQQLGGKVEKAERGEYGKAALFIDDPTDLLTNVDNGNTMWMSHGDSCLELPEGFEILAHTNNTRCGAIANHERKLYGVQFHPEVVHSIGGIALIRNFVYHICDAEPTWTTEAFVEESIREIRAKVGQQRVLLALSGGVDSSTLAFLLHKAIGDQLTCMFIDQGFMRKGEPESLLKLFEGQFHINVEYIEARDRFLKAIEGVTDPEVKRKRIGHEFIRVFEEESKRLGPFDYLAQGTLYPDVIESADTNVDPKTGERVAVKIKSHHNVGGLPKDLQFKLIEPLRKLFKDEVRKLGRSIGLPEEIVQRHPFPGPGLAIRILGEVTSEKLNILRDADFIVRDEIRNRGIYHDFWQAFAVLLPIRSVGVMGDQRTYAHPVVLRFISSEDGMTADWSRVSYDLLEAISNRIVNEVKGVNRVVYDITSKPPGTIEWE; encoded by the coding sequence ATGACTGTGCCAACCCAAACCTCTCTTCCAACATCTCCCATTCGGGGTCTGGATCGCCAAATGATCGTGATCCTCGATTTTGGTTCCCAATACTCCGAACTGATTGCCCGTCGAATTCGGGAAACCCAAGTTTACTCAGAAGTTCTATCCTATCGAACCAGTGTAGAACAAATAGAAAAAATCAATCCCAAAGGAATTATTCTCTCCGGTGGCCCTAACTCAGTTTACGATCCCAGAGCGCCCCAGTGCGATCCGCAAATTTTCCACATGGGTATCCCCATTCTGGGAGTTTGCTATGGGATGCAACTGATGGTGCAACAATTAGGCGGTAAGGTGGAAAAAGCCGAACGGGGAGAGTATGGAAAAGCGGCCCTGTTTATTGACGATCCCACAGATTTACTCACCAATGTAGATAATGGTAATACCATGTGGATGAGTCATGGTGATTCCTGTTTGGAGCTACCGGAAGGCTTTGAAATTCTCGCCCATACCAATAATACGCGCTGCGGGGCGATCGCCAATCACGAACGGAAACTCTATGGCGTGCAGTTTCATCCGGAAGTGGTTCACTCCATTGGCGGTATCGCCCTGATTCGCAACTTTGTCTATCATATCTGTGATGCCGAACCCACTTGGACAACGGAAGCCTTTGTAGAAGAATCGATTCGGGAAATTCGCGCTAAAGTGGGACAACAACGGGTATTACTGGCCCTCTCTGGAGGCGTGGATTCCTCTACCCTAGCCTTTTTACTCCATAAGGCGATCGGGGATCAACTCACCTGCATGTTCATCGACCAAGGATTCATGCGAAAAGGGGAACCCGAATCCTTGCTCAAACTCTTTGAGGGGCAGTTCCATATTAATGTGGAATATATCGAAGCCCGCGATCGCTTCCTCAAAGCCATTGAAGGCGTAACCGATCCCGAAGTCAAGCGCAAACGCATCGGCCATGAATTTATCCGCGTCTTTGAAGAAGAATCCAAACGCCTCGGCCCCTTTGATTATCTGGCCCAAGGAACCCTCTACCCCGATGTGATTGAATCGGCCGACACCAACGTAGACCCCAAAACCGGCGAACGGGTGGCCGTGAAAATCAAAAGCCATCACAACGTGGGAGGATTACCCAAAGACCTGCAATTTAAGCTCATTGAACCCCTGCGAAAACTCTTCAAAGATGAAGTCCGAAAACTCGGACGCTCCATCGGTCTGCCCGAAGAAATTGTTCAACGTCATCCCTTCCCCGGCCCCGGTTTAGCCATTCGCATTTTAGGGGAAGTCACCTCTGAGAAACTCAATATTCTCCGAGATGCCGATTTCATTGTCCGCGATGAAATTCGCAACCGAGGCATTTACCATGATTTTTGGCAAGCCTTTGCCGTTCTTTTACCCATTCGTAGTGTCGGAGTCATGGGAGATCAACGCACCTATGCTCATCCCGTAGTCTTGCGCTTTATTAGCAGTGAAGATGGCATGACAGCCGACTGGTCTAGAGTTTCCTACGATTTGTTAGAAGCCATTTCTAACCGCATTGTCAATGAAGTCAAAGGGGTTAATCGGGTAGTATATGACATTACCTCTAAACCCCCCGGAACCATTGAATGGGAATAA
- the cbiD gene encoding cobalt-precorrin-5B (C(1))-methyltransferase CbiD, giving the protein MASDSSPRPGYTLPVFAAASAVAALKCLHGEQEIEQVSLDLIDPAQTVQVAIAEVSRIRPGMALGISHSDPGDNLDLTRYTPVWALVETVPRTDSEDQIEIVGGEGIGKQVENEGKAAIYRYARQLLHHNLHPQLSPDQPIRVTLVLPEGRTLAKRTSLEAFGVVEGLSLLGTTGISQPLSSPEQLSQFRQILQEKAQHCDRLFFCLGENGLALAKQKGIDPQQIVKTANWLGPMLAEAGAQQIKKIVLWGYHGKLIKLAGGIFHTHHDLADGRLEILTAYAMKVGLPGEKLTQLFSSKTVQEGLEQLRQWEQESGEPWVERVYGEIVTQIDRRSQAYILKQTQQLVQVRSVLFDRDRQIILQSAKI; this is encoded by the coding sequence TTGGCTTCTGATTCCTCACCCCGTCCTGGATATACCTTACCCGTGTTTGCGGCTGCTTCAGCAGTGGCGGCCCTGAAGTGTTTGCATGGAGAACAAGAGATAGAGCAGGTCTCTCTAGATTTAATCGATCCGGCCCAAACTGTCCAGGTGGCGATCGCCGAAGTCTCTAGAATTCGCCCTGGAATGGCCTTGGGGATTAGCCATAGCGATCCGGGTGATAATCTAGATTTAACCCGCTATACTCCGGTTTGGGCCTTGGTGGAAACTGTCCCCAGAACAGACTCAGAGGATCAAATCGAGATTGTAGGCGGCGAAGGCATTGGCAAACAGGTCGAAAATGAAGGAAAAGCCGCTATTTATCGCTACGCTCGGCAATTACTCCATCACAATCTACACCCGCAATTATCCCCGGATCAACCAATTCGGGTTACCTTAGTGCTTCCGGAAGGGCGAACTTTAGCCAAACGGACTTCTCTAGAAGCGTTTGGTGTGGTGGAAGGGTTATCGTTGTTGGGAACCACGGGAATTTCCCAACCCTTAAGTTCTCCGGAACAGTTGAGCCAATTTCGACAAATTTTACAGGAAAAAGCGCAGCACTGCGATCGCCTGTTCTTCTGCTTAGGTGAAAATGGGTTAGCCTTGGCCAAACAAAAGGGAATCGATCCCCAACAGATCGTCAAAACCGCCAATTGGCTCGGCCCCATGTTAGCGGAAGCAGGAGCGCAACAGATAAAGAAGATTGTTTTATGGGGCTATCATGGCAAACTGATTAAATTAGCGGGAGGAATTTTCCATACCCACCACGATCTAGCTGATGGCCGCTTAGAAATTTTAACGGCCTATGCGATGAAAGTGGGGCTGCCAGGGGAAAAGTTAACCCAGTTATTCAGCTCTAAAACGGTACAAGAGGGGTTAGAACAACTGCGTCAGTGGGAACAAGAGTCAGGAGAACCCTGGGTTGAGCGAGTTTATGGGGAAATCGTGACGCAAATCGATCGCCGATCTCAAGCCTATATCCTCAAGCAAACTCAGCAACTGGTGCAAGTGCGTTCGGTTCTGTTCGATCGCGATCGGCAAATTATTCTCCAAAGTGCAAAAATATAA